ATTTGCCCGAAAAGGATTGGCTCATTCAAGCATCCTACAATATCACAGATAGCCAAACAATGGAACGTGAAGTGAATGCCTTAGTTAAAGCTGCTAATTTTTTAAAAGCACAGAAACTACAAGTTGTCACCCGCAATGATGAGCGGGTTATCCAAAGGAATGAACTGACAATAGAAGTAGTGCCTATATGGAAGTGGCTGACAGAGATACAATTGTGACACTCCGTTATTAAAGCACCTCTCCCCTACATAAACTACCTTATGTTCAATCTAAGTTGCATTATTCTTCCGAGTTCATTCGATTATTCCGGCGTTTTTGTGTAAGTTTGCCACCCGTAAACAGAATATGAAAACAACAGCAAACTATAAAAGCATCGAGAATCATGGACCCAAAAATTGACTTTAACGACATCCCTAAGAATTATTTATACTGCACCCACAGCAAATGTCCGCGCCGCAATAAATGCCTACGCCATCAAGCTACGCTCTGCATACCGCAAAACGTTACTGATTTCCGAACAGTCAACCCAAACCACATAGCAGGAAATGAGAACAACTGCAACTTTTTCAAGCCCTACTGCACTTCACGCTTTGCTTGCGGAATGGACCATATATTGGACAACATTCCATATACTACAGCCGTGACCATCCGCAAAGAATTATATTCCTTAATGGGACGCAGCATGTTTTACCGTATCCGTAACAAAGAACGGATGCTGCATCCTGACGAACAAGAACAGATTGCCGCCGTCTTTCTAAAACATGGCATCGAAACCAAACCTGAATTCGACAAATACATAAATTTATTCGACTGGTAAAGCCCTTATCATAAACGCTAAGAAAATGCCGTTTCAGGGCATTCTAGCAGGGGGAAATACTCATGCCTATGAGAAAAAATACTCATAGGCATGAGAATATATTCTCATAGGTATGAGTATTTTTTCTCATAAGCATGAGTATCGTTGAGAAAAACTTGCTCTATAAACAAAATTGTTGTACTCTCGAAAAGTATTGCAGCAAACCAGTCGTCAGACAGGCTTCTTCCGGAATTGCCGGAACTGCCACCAAAGCATTGTTCCCGCTACCAGACTGGCTGTCAGATCGGAAATCGGCATGCTTATCCACACTCCTAATTGTCCATAATAACGAGGAAGAATCAGCAGGCAGGGAATCAGGATAAGAACCTGACGGGATATCGAAAGGAAGATTGCCTTGCTTGCCATACCGATGCTCTGGAAGAAATTGGAAGTCACCATCTGAAAACCGACAATGGGGAAGAACATTACGACGATACGCAGTCCTTTAGCGGAGATTTCCACCAGTTCTTCGTGGGTCGTAAAGATAGAAACCGCCAGTTTGGGAATCAACATTCCCATCAGAAACCCGACTGTGGTTACGATAGTAGCGGCATAAATCGTTATTTTCAAAACTTTTGTCACACGCGGATATTGCTTGGCTCCATAGTTGTAACCGGCAATCGGCTGCATGCCTTGGTTCAGTCCCATTACAATCATGACAAAGAGAAATACCAGCCGGTTGACGATACCGAACGCTCCGATAGCCAAGTCTCCGCCGTGATGCTGCAAACCTTGATTTATCAGAATGACGATAAAGCAGGCTGCCAGATTCATGAGGAAAGGCGCCATACCGATAGCCAATGAATCGACTACGATTTTCTTCTTCAACCGGAAAATTCCCTTATGGAAGTGCAACAGTTCTTCTTTGTTAGAGAATAGCTTGAACTGCCATGCCAGTGCGATGACCTGTGCCGTAATGGTAGCGATAGCCGCCCCCTGTATTCCCCAGCCGAAGCCATAGATAAAAACAGGGTCGAGTATCGTGTTAATCACCACCGTAGCAATCGTGGCATACATCGCCTTCTGCGGATGCCCCGCCGAACGAAGTACGGCATTCAGACCTAAATAAAGGTGGGTGACGACGTTACCCAATAAGATAACGACCATATAATCGCGGGCATACCCTACCGTGGCATCACTACCGCCGAAGAAATAAAGAATAGGGTCGAGAAATATCAATGTGACGACCGTAAAGGCAAGTCCGATGATAATATTCAGTACCAGCACATTGCCGAGTACCCGCTGTGCCGTATCATAATCTTTTTGTCCCAACTTCACCGAAACCAGTGTAGCCGCTCCCACACCGACCAGCGAGCCGAAAGCGGCGGCGAGATTCATCAGCGGAAAGGTCAGCGCCAATCCGGAGATAGCCATTGCCCCTACCCCGTGACCGATGAAAATACTATCTACCATATTATAAAGAGAAGACGCCGTCATGGCGATAATTGCCGGAATGGCATACTGCATTAAAAGCTTTCCAATCTTTTCCGTTCCCAACGCAGTGGGTGTCTTTTGTCCTGTCATACCTATTAGTTTGAGGGCGCAAAGATACAAAAAAGAGACAGATTACGGGATATATGAGAAAAGTTTCGTATTTTTGCCCACAAAATTGAGTTAATACGTAACGAAATGAATATACTAGAACTAAGTGAACAGGAAATCATTCGACGCAACAGCCTGAATGAGCTTCGTGCAATGGGTATCGACCCATACCCTGCAGCAGAGTATGTAACCAATGCTTTCTCTACAGACATTAAAGCTGAATTCAAAGACGAGGACGAGCCGCGCCAGGTTTCCGTAGCCGGACGTATCATGAGCCGCCGCGTAATGGGTAAAGCTTCTTTTATCGAATTACAGGACTCCAAAGGTCGCATCCAGGTGTACATCACCCGTGACGACATCTGTCCGGGAGAAGACAAGGAACTGTACAACGCTGTATTCAAACGCCTGCTCGACTTAGGTGATTTTGTAGGTATCGAAGGCTTCGTGTTCCGCACGCAGATGGGTGAAATCAGCATCCATGCAAAGAAGCTGACTGTACTCGCCAAGTCTCTCAAACCGCTGCCTATCGTAAAATATAAGGACGGCGTAGCTTACGACTCTTTTGAAGACCCCGAACTCCGTTATCGCCAACGTTATGTTGACCTGGTGGTAAACGACGGCGTAAAAGAAACATTCCTGAAGCGCGCCACCGTAGTGAAAACAATGCGCAGCGTTCTCGATGAAGCCGGATACACAGAAGTGGAAACTCCTATCCTTCAATCTATTGCCGGCGGAGCAAGCGCACGCCCGTTCATCACGCACCATAACTCACTGGATATTGACCTTTATCTGCGTATCGCAACAGAGCTTTATCTGAAGAGACTGATTGTAGGTGGTTTTGAAGGTGTATATGAAATAGGTAAGAACTTCCGTAACGAAGGTATGGACAAAACCCATAATCCGGAATTTACCTGTATGGAACTTTATGTTCAGTACAAGGATTACAACTGGATGATGAACTTCACCGAACAGTTGTTGGAACGCATCTGTATGGCTGTGAACGGCTGTACGGAAAGCGTTGTTGACGGAAAGACTATCAGTTTCAAGGCTCCTTACCGCCGTCTGCCTATCCTCGATGCTATCAAGGAAAAGACAGGATACGACCTGAACGGCAAGAGCGAAGAAGAAATCCGCCAGGTGTGCAAGGAACTGAAGATGGAAGAAATCGACGACACGATGGGTAAAGGCAAGCTGATTGATGAAATCTTCGGAGAGTTCTGCGAAGGTACTTATATACAGCCGACTTTCATCACCGATTATCCGGTGGAAATGTCTCCGCTGACCAAGATGCACCGTTCCAAGCCGGGACTGACTGAACGTTTTGAATTGATGGTGAACGGTAAGGAGTTGGCGAACGCCTACTCGGAATTGAACGACCCGCTCGACCAGGAAGAACGTTTCAAGGAACAGATGCGTCTGGCTGACAAGGGAGACGACGAAGCAATGATTATCGACCAGGACTTCCTGCGTTCTTTACAATATGGCATGCCTCCTACATCGGGTATCGGTATCGGTATCGACCGTCTGGTTATGTTAATGACAGGTCAGACTACTATTCAGGAAGTGTTATTCTTCCCGCAAATGCGCCCGGAAAAGGTAGTGAAGAAAGACGCAGCCGCCAAATACATGGAACTGGGTATAGCTGAAGACTGGGTGCCTGTTATTCAGAAAGCCGGCTACAACACCGTAGAAGACATGAAAGATGTCAATGCGCAGAAGCTACACCAGGACATCTGCGGCATCAACAAGAAATACAAATTAGAGCTGACCAGTCCGTCGGTAAACGATGTAACTGAATGGATACAGAAAATTAAATAAGTTCTTCATCCAAAACCATACAAATGAAATTACCCGGTAAGATAGCGATAATGGGCGGTGGAAGTTGGGCCACAGCTATTGCGAAGATGTGTCTGGCTCAAGAAGACT
The DNA window shown above is from Bacteroides faecium and carries:
- a CDS encoding MATE family efflux transporter, which produces MYLCALKLIGMTGQKTPTALGTEKIGKLLMQYAIPAIIAMTASSLYNMVDSIFIGHGVGAMAISGLALTFPLMNLAAAFGSLVGVGAATLVSVKLGQKDYDTAQRVLGNVLVLNIIIGLAFTVVTLIFLDPILYFFGGSDATVGYARDYMVVILLGNVVTHLYLGLNAVLRSAGHPQKAMYATIATVVINTILDPVFIYGFGWGIQGAAIATITAQVIALAWQFKLFSNKEELLHFHKGIFRLKKKIVVDSLAIGMAPFLMNLAACFIVILINQGLQHHGGDLAIGAFGIVNRLVFLFVMIVMGLNQGMQPIAGYNYGAKQYPRVTKVLKITIYAATIVTTVGFLMGMLIPKLAVSIFTTHEELVEISAKGLRIVVMFFPIVGFQMVTSNFFQSIGMASKAIFLSISRQVLILIPCLLILPRYYGQLGVWISMPISDLTASLVAGTMLWWQFRQFRKKPV
- the lysS gene encoding lysine--tRNA ligase, with translation MNILELSEQEIIRRNSLNELRAMGIDPYPAAEYVTNAFSTDIKAEFKDEDEPRQVSVAGRIMSRRVMGKASFIELQDSKGRIQVYITRDDICPGEDKELYNAVFKRLLDLGDFVGIEGFVFRTQMGEISIHAKKLTVLAKSLKPLPIVKYKDGVAYDSFEDPELRYRQRYVDLVVNDGVKETFLKRATVVKTMRSVLDEAGYTEVETPILQSIAGGASARPFITHHNSLDIDLYLRIATELYLKRLIVGGFEGVYEIGKNFRNEGMDKTHNPEFTCMELYVQYKDYNWMMNFTEQLLERICMAVNGCTESVVDGKTISFKAPYRRLPILDAIKEKTGYDLNGKSEEEIRQVCKELKMEEIDDTMGKGKLIDEIFGEFCEGTYIQPTFITDYPVEMSPLTKMHRSKPGLTERFELMVNGKELANAYSELNDPLDQEERFKEQMRLADKGDDEAMIIDQDFLRSLQYGMPPTSGIGIGIDRLVMLMTGQTTIQEVLFFPQMRPEKVVKKDAAAKYMELGIAEDWVPVIQKAGYNTVEDMKDVNAQKLHQDICGINKKYKLELTSPSVNDVTEWIQKIK
- a CDS encoding DUF6078 family protein, which produces MDPKIDFNDIPKNYLYCTHSKCPRRNKCLRHQATLCIPQNVTDFRTVNPNHIAGNENNCNFFKPYCTSRFACGMDHILDNIPYTTAVTIRKELYSLMGRSMFYRIRNKERMLHPDEQEQIAAVFLKHGIETKPEFDKYINLFDW